From a single Oceanobacillus kimchii X50 genomic region:
- the secDF gene encoding protein translocase subunit SecDF — translation MKKRGRIVAFFLVVLALAGVIGTTFTNITKDVNLGLDLQGGFEVLYEVEPVDSSQEISQSLLEGTVQTLNDRVNRLGISEAVIDIEGDNRIRVQLAGVDNQAEAREMLSTSAHLTFRDVNDNLYLDGTDLVEGSAKQDFDPNTNAPIVTLQLKDASKFGDVTTEISEKEDSRLVIWMDYQEGDSFEEESAKSEPKYVSAPNVDGPINSSNVMINGNFTVESAQQMADIINSGSLPVHMTEIFSTSVGAQFGEQALNETVFAGIVGVGLIILFMIGFYRFSGIIAAINLAVYVYLVILVFEMLNGVLTLPGIAALILGVGMAVDANVITFERIKEELRLGKSVKASFKSGNSNSFITILDANITTLIAAIVLFIFGTSSVKGFATMLIISIILSFLTAVLGTRLLLGLWVQSGVLKNRKPWLGVNKTQIQDIAKPEEDPKIFGRSINFVKHRKKFFITTSIIVIVGAIAIGIFRINPGVDFTSGSRIEVVADQSLTAEEVENQFAELGHEVSSVNLSGENNQIAVARFDTVLDESGVDEVQQHFNELYGQTPSVSVVSPIVGQELVKNAIYAVSIASIFMIAYVTIRFEFFFGITAVIALLHDVFLMLVLFSVTQIEFNVTIVAAILTIVGYSINNTIVIFDRIRENIRREKRVKSFKALAGVVNRSIVQSFTRTVNTSVTTIIAVLAFLILGATSIWSFALALLIGLLAGTYSSLLFASQLWFVWRARTVKDKPVDFTKKEKVEGPQV, via the coding sequence ATGAAAAAAAGAGGTAGAATCGTTGCCTTTTTTCTTGTCGTATTAGCTTTGGCAGGAGTAATTGGAACAACGTTTACCAATATCACAAAAGATGTAAACCTCGGACTCGATTTACAAGGTGGTTTTGAAGTTTTATATGAAGTAGAACCGGTAGATTCATCTCAAGAAATTTCACAGAGTTTATTAGAAGGTACAGTACAAACATTGAATGACAGAGTAAACCGTTTAGGTATCAGTGAAGCTGTAATTGATATCGAAGGTGATAATCGAATTCGAGTTCAATTAGCAGGAGTAGATAATCAAGCGGAAGCTAGGGAAATGCTATCAACTTCCGCACATCTAACCTTCCGTGATGTTAATGATAATTTGTATTTGGACGGAACTGATCTAGTAGAAGGAAGTGCAAAGCAAGACTTTGATCCCAATACAAATGCTCCCATTGTTACATTGCAATTAAAAGATGCATCTAAGTTTGGTGATGTTACTACTGAAATTAGTGAAAAGGAAGATAGTCGTTTAGTTATTTGGATGGATTATCAAGAAGGTGATTCTTTTGAAGAAGAGTCTGCAAAATCTGAACCCAAATACGTGTCGGCTCCAAATGTAGATGGTCCAATCAATTCTAGTAATGTTATGATTAATGGTAATTTTACGGTTGAGTCTGCACAGCAAATGGCAGATATTATTAATTCAGGTTCATTACCTGTACATATGACTGAAATATTTTCAACATCTGTAGGTGCTCAATTTGGTGAACAGGCATTAAACGAGACAGTGTTTGCAGGTATTGTCGGTGTTGGATTAATTATCTTATTTATGATTGGTTTCTATCGTTTTTCTGGAATCATTGCTGCAATTAACCTCGCAGTATATGTATATTTGGTAATCTTAGTTTTTGAAATGCTAAACGGAGTTCTAACATTACCTGGTATTGCTGCGTTAATACTTGGTGTTGGAATGGCAGTTGACGCTAATGTAATTACTTTCGAACGAATAAAAGAAGAACTTCGACTAGGAAAATCCGTAAAGGCTTCCTTTAAATCGGGTAATTCAAATTCATTTATAACTATATTAGATGCGAATATAACGACTTTAATTGCAGCTATTGTATTATTTATTTTCGGAACAAGTTCTGTAAAGGGATTCGCTACAATGTTAATCATCAGTATAATTTTAAGCTTCCTTACAGCAGTACTTGGAACACGTCTATTACTGGGGTTATGGGTACAGAGTGGAGTTCTTAAAAACCGAAAACCATGGCTAGGTGTTAATAAAACACAAATCCAAGACATTGCAAAACCGGAAGAAGACCCGAAAATCTTTGGACGTTCCATCAATTTTGTCAAACATCGAAAGAAATTTTTTATTACAACTTCGATTATAGTTATTGTTGGCGCAATCGCTATTGGTATTTTCCGAATAAATCCTGGAGTTGATTTTACAAGTGGTTCTAGGATAGAGGTGGTTGCTGACCAGTCCCTAACTGCCGAAGAAGTGGAAAACCAATTTGCAGAACTTGGTCATGAAGTTAGCTCCGTGAATTTATCAGGAGAAAATAATCAAATTGCAGTTGCACGTTTTGACACTGTACTTGATGAATCTGGTGTAGATGAAGTTCAACAGCATTTTAATGAACTTTATGGTCAAACACCAAGTGTAAGTGTTGTATCACCAATAGTAGGACAAGAATTAGTTAAAAATGCAATATATGCAGTTTCAATAGCATCAATTTTTATGATAGCCTACGTAACCATTCGATTTGAATTTTTCTTTGGTATTACGGCGGTCATCGCATTATTACATGATGTATTTCTGATGCTTGTGTTATTCAGTGTCACACAAATAGAATTTAACGTTACGATTGTTGCTGCGATTTTAACTATAGTTGGTTACTCAATCAATAACACTATTGTTATATTTGATCGAATCCGTGAAAACATTCGTCGTGAAAAACGGGTAAAATCCTTTAAAGCATTAGCAGGAGTTGTTAATAGAAGTATTGTACAATCCTTTACCAGAACTGTGAATACTTCAGTAACAACAATTATCGCTGTATTAGCGTTTTTGATTTTAGGCGCGACATCTATTTGGAGTTTTGCGCTTGCGTTACTAATAGGATTATTGGCTGGAACGTATTCTTCTCTACTCTTTGCATCACAATTGTGGTTCGTTTGGAGAGCCCGTACAGTTAAAGATAAACCGGTAGATTTCACAAAAAAAGAAAAAGTAGAAGGACCACAAGTGTAA
- a CDS encoding post-transcriptional regulator has product MTVVPIYNGIGGDKMEMKHNVDGWKQTIIPALQSKAEELEMLGYSQATADDVWRCLKEKVWRGDPEKRLYEVIQDIFHLGSNIYLSYLTMSSYQNEDLMASIVALTENNADA; this is encoded by the coding sequence ATGACAGTTGTTCCAATCTATAATGGAATTGGTGGCGATAAAATGGAAATGAAGCATAATGTGGATGGATGGAAACAAACCATTATTCCGGCATTACAAAGTAAAGCGGAAGAGCTAGAAATGCTAGGCTATTCACAGGCTACAGCGGATGATGTTTGGAGATGCTTAAAAGAAAAGGTGTGGAGAGGAGATCCAGAAAAACGGTTATATGAAGTTATTCAGGATATTTTTCACTTAGGTTCAAATATTTACCTAAGTTATTTAACCATGTCTTCCTATCAAAATGAGGACTTGATGGCATCTATTGTTGCATTGACAGAAAATAATGCAGATGCATAA
- the spoVB gene encoding stage V sporulation protein B, producing the protein MTKQSFLQGAIILIVAGMITRFMGFINRIVVARLMGEEGVGLYMMALPTLFLVMTLTQFGLPVAISKRVAEADAQNDQQKIKKIVVVSLAITLSASIVFTAILILIAPLVASTLLTDERVMVPLIVISPIIPIAAVSAVLRGYFQGKQNMTPQSVAQVIEQIVRIICVALFIQLLLPYGVEYAAAGAMFSVILGEFISLLYMVRKFKRKRTIKVRNNFFKVLADGKQTAKDLFSISIPTLGSRMIGSFSNFLDPILVVQSLALAGVTATVATKQYGELTGYAMPLLFLPTFITSSLSIALVPSIAEAEANKQIKMIHNRIHQSIRISFASGAISTVVLTIFATEILTYMYGSSSASKFLLLMAPFFLFLYIQAPLQSALQALDLARPAMWNSLIGMGMKFLIMILFASNPSFGILGAAMAICVSVVIVTLLHLAVLKKNINYMIPFIDFVKMIVLVGLTFGIGYSLKQIMPNLDGQIIIFGALLIVLLLIYILLLFILKFITKQELQQIPLFRKNK; encoded by the coding sequence ATGACCAAACAATCATTTCTACAAGGAGCTATTATATTAATTGTAGCTGGAATGATTACCCGTTTTATGGGATTTATTAACCGTATTGTTGTTGCAAGATTGATGGGAGAAGAAGGTGTTGGATTATATATGATGGCATTACCAACTCTATTTCTGGTAATGACATTAACACAGTTCGGACTTCCAGTTGCTATTTCAAAACGAGTTGCTGAAGCTGATGCGCAAAATGATCAACAAAAAATTAAGAAAATAGTCGTTGTATCTTTAGCAATTACTCTATCCGCTAGTATTGTCTTTACTGCAATATTAATACTTATTGCTCCTTTGGTGGCATCAACGTTGTTAACAGATGAACGCGTCATGGTACCACTTATTGTTATTAGTCCTATTATTCCAATTGCAGCTGTGTCAGCAGTATTACGAGGGTATTTTCAAGGAAAACAAAATATGACTCCTCAAAGTGTAGCTCAAGTTATCGAACAAATAGTAAGAATTATATGCGTTGCCCTATTTATTCAGCTACTTCTTCCTTATGGAGTAGAATACGCAGCTGCCGGAGCAATGTTTAGTGTTATTTTAGGTGAATTCATTTCATTACTGTATATGGTTCGTAAATTTAAACGGAAACGAACGATTAAAGTAAGGAATAATTTTTTTAAAGTATTAGCTGACGGAAAACAAACAGCGAAAGACTTATTTTCTATCTCAATACCTACCTTAGGTAGCAGAATGATTGGTTCATTCTCTAACTTTTTAGACCCCATTTTGGTTGTTCAAAGTCTTGCACTCGCAGGAGTAACAGCTACTGTTGCTACGAAGCAATACGGAGAACTCACCGGATATGCGATGCCTTTGTTATTTCTACCAACATTTATTACAAGTTCTTTATCTATTGCACTCGTTCCTTCTATAGCAGAAGCGGAAGCCAATAAGCAGATAAAAATGATTCACAACCGTATTCATCAATCAATACGAATTTCCTTTGCATCTGGAGCAATTTCAACTGTCGTTCTTACGATCTTTGCGACAGAGATACTTACGTATATGTACGGTTCAAGTTCTGCAAGTAAATTCTTGTTGTTGATGGCACCTTTTTTCTTATTTCTTTATATACAAGCTCCCTTACAATCTGCACTACAGGCACTTGATTTAGCTAGACCAGCTATGTGGAATAGCCTTATCGGTATGGGAATGAAATTTTTAATAATGATCTTATTTGCATCGAATCCTTCATTTGGCATATTAGGTGCTGCCATGGCAATTTGTGTAAGTGTAGTAATTGTAACGCTCCTTCACTTAGCAGTATTAAAGAAAAATATTAATTATATGATTCCGTTTATTGATTTTGTTAAGATGATTGTCTTAGTTGGTCTTACATTTGGTATCGGATATTCATTAAAGCAAATCATGCCTAATCTTGACGGACAAATTATTATTTTTGGAGCTTTATTAATTGTATTACTATTAATATATATCCTATTGCTATTTATATTAAAATTTATAACAAAGCAAGAGCTTCAGCAAATTCCCTTATTCAGAAAAAACAAGTAA
- a CDS encoding ArsB/NhaD family transporter: MEVILTGIIFIVSYIFIMTEKVNRAIIALAGGTLLILTGVYTIDEVFTQYIDWNTIALLFSMMVLISITEKTGLFTFIAIRFAQKVKGNPIALLIGSGILTAIGSAFLDNVTTVLIFVPVMIQITKLLNLPLFPFLLMIIFSSNIGGSATLIGDPPNIMIGQAVDHFTFLSFLQHTGPVAIIMFVIQILFLLVIFRKSLKEARPEVEKIVKLDAKEKLLISPLLYKSVSVLLLTIMGFILHSIVHVSMTAIALSGAILLLLLTEKDLHTEKVFSKVEWVTLFFFIGLFTIVGGLEQVGIIDELARLLVATTEGDYVTTTILILWMSGIFSGFIDNIPFVAAMIPVIQEFESYGMIYLDPIWWALAIGACLGGNATLIGASANVVVAGMAETAGEKIPFLRFMKFGLIIVFISLIVSSIYIYFRYLLPYTNM; this comes from the coding sequence ATGGAAGTGATTCTTACAGGAATTATCTTTATCGTAAGTTATATTTTTATTATGACGGAAAAAGTTAACCGAGCAATTATAGCACTGGCGGGTGGAACTCTTTTAATATTAACAGGTGTATATACGATAGATGAGGTATTTACGCAATATATTGATTGGAATACAATTGCTTTATTATTTTCGATGATGGTTCTCATTTCAATCACTGAAAAAACAGGACTATTTACATTTATCGCAATTCGTTTTGCGCAAAAAGTAAAAGGTAATCCGATTGCTTTACTGATTGGTTCTGGTATTTTAACGGCTATTGGTTCAGCATTTCTAGACAATGTGACAACTGTACTAATTTTTGTGCCTGTTATGATTCAAATAACGAAATTACTAAACTTACCGTTGTTTCCCTTTTTATTAATGATCATTTTTAGTTCAAATATAGGAGGGTCTGCGACTTTAATTGGGGACCCTCCAAATATAATGATTGGACAAGCTGTCGATCATTTTACTTTCCTATCATTTCTACAACATACAGGACCAGTGGCAATAATAATGTTTGTTATTCAGATATTATTCTTGTTAGTTATATTTCGCAAATCCTTAAAAGAAGCACGACCAGAAGTTGAGAAAATAGTAAAGCTAGACGCAAAGGAAAAATTATTAATCTCTCCTTTATTATATAAATCAGTAAGTGTGCTATTGCTAACCATAATGGGCTTTATACTCCATTCAATTGTACATGTGTCAATGACAGCTATTGCTCTATCAGGGGCTATTCTACTTTTACTACTTACAGAAAAGGATTTACATACTGAAAAAGTATTTTCTAAAGTAGAATGGGTAACATTATTTTTCTTTATTGGTTTATTTACTATTGTTGGGGGATTAGAACAGGTCGGTATTATTGATGAACTAGCAAGATTATTAGTTGCAACTACAGAAGGGGATTATGTAACGACTACAATACTTATATTATGGATGTCTGGGATATTCTCTGGGTTTATTGATAATATTCCATTTGTTGCAGCTATGATCCCAGTAATTCAAGAATTTGAATCTTATGGAATGATTTATTTGGACCCAATATGGTGGGCACTAGCTATAGGAGCTTGTTTAGGAGGAAATGCTACGCTAATTGGTGCTTCAGCAAATGTTGTTGTTGCGGGGATGGCAGAAACTGCAGGTGAAAAAATACCTTTTCTCCGTTTTATGAAATTTGGATTGATTATCGTATTTATATCATTAATTGTATCTTCCATATATATTTATTTTCGATATTTATTACCTTATACCAATATGTAG
- a CDS encoding TIGR04086 family membrane protein: MNRNQWTALLYGWIALFGILIIASFILALLLNFTEFSESALSLVTLIIGIVALFIGGLIAGLKGKNKGWMIGAMIGVGFTLLIFLVQYLGYQQGFSLKQTAYHSLYLGVALLGGIIGVNLSGTTEVE, from the coding sequence TTGAATAGAAATCAGTGGACTGCGTTATTATATGGATGGATTGCTTTATTCGGAATTTTAATCATTGCTAGTTTTATTCTGGCATTGCTGCTCAATTTCACAGAATTTAGCGAGTCAGCTTTAAGTTTAGTTACTTTAATAATTGGTATTGTAGCTCTTTTCATTGGAGGATTAATTGCAGGATTAAAAGGAAAAAACAAAGGATGGATGATTGGAGCTATGATTGGAGTAGGTTTCACATTATTAATATTTCTAGTGCAATATTTAGGTTATCAGCAAGGTTTTTCGTTAAAACAAACTGCCTATCATAGTCTTTATCTAGGTGTTGCACTTCTTGGGGGTATTATAGGTGTAAATTTATCAGGTACTACCGAGGTTGAATAA
- the yajC gene encoding preprotein translocase subunit YajC: MEAIMPFLWIIIMFAIFYFLLIRPQQKRQKQVKQMQDNLEKGNDIITIGGLHAKIHALDEGTIVLITPEGTKLTYDRNAIREVKQD; the protein is encoded by the coding sequence ATGGAAGCTATTATGCCATTTTTGTGGATTATAATAATGTTTGCGATTTTTTATTTCCTACTTATTCGTCCACAACAAAAGCGTCAAAAGCAAGTAAAACAAATGCAGGATAACTTAGAAAAAGGTAATGATATCATTACTATTGGTGGCTTACACGCTAAAATCCATGCGTTAGATGAAGGTACGATTGTATTAATTACACCAGAAGGTACGAAGTTAACTTACGATCGTAATGCTATTCGTGAAGTTAAACAAGACTAA
- the tgt gene encoding tRNA guanosine(34) transglycosylase Tgt has product MNPITYELIKTDKQTGARLGRVHTPHGSFDTPTFMPVGTLATVKTMSPEDLQSMQANIILSNTYHLWLRPGEDIIREAGGLHKFMNWDGAILTDSGGFQVFSLSDMREIKEEGVHFRNHLNGEKLFLSPEKAMDIQNALGSDIMMAFDECPPYPAEYNYMKASVERTSRWAERCLQAHNRPYDQGLFGIVQGGEYEALRKQSAEDLVSLDFPGYAIGGLSVGEPKHIMNQVLEFTTPLLPSHKPRYLMGVGSPDALIDGAIRGIDMFDCVLPTRIARNGTCMTSNGRLVVRNAKYARDFNPIDENCSCHVCKNYSRAYIRHLIKCNETFGFRLTTYHNLHFLLKLMEQVRTAIKEDRLGDFKESFFEQYGLNKANPKNF; this is encoded by the coding sequence ATGAATCCTATAACGTATGAATTAATTAAGACGGATAAACAAACAGGAGCAAGATTAGGACGAGTTCATACTCCTCATGGTTCCTTTGATACACCAACATTTATGCCTGTAGGGACTTTGGCAACAGTAAAAACAATGAGTCCTGAAGATCTGCAATCTATGCAAGCCAACATAATATTATCGAATACGTATCATCTCTGGTTACGCCCAGGTGAGGATATTATACGTGAAGCAGGTGGGTTGCATAAGTTTATGAATTGGGATGGAGCAATTCTGACTGATTCAGGTGGTTTTCAAGTATTTAGTCTTAGCGATATGCGAGAAATAAAAGAAGAGGGGGTCCATTTCCGTAATCACTTAAATGGTGAGAAACTTTTCTTGTCACCTGAAAAAGCAATGGATATTCAAAACGCTCTTGGTTCTGACATTATGATGGCTTTCGATGAATGTCCTCCATATCCAGCAGAATACAATTATATGAAAGCTTCGGTGGAGAGAACATCTCGCTGGGCGGAAAGATGTCTACAGGCACATAATCGTCCCTATGACCAAGGATTGTTCGGAATTGTTCAAGGTGGCGAATATGAAGCGTTACGAAAGCAAAGTGCAGAAGACCTTGTTTCGTTAGATTTCCCCGGCTATGCAATTGGCGGACTTTCTGTTGGGGAGCCAAAGCATATAATGAATCAAGTATTAGAATTTACTACACCGCTTCTACCATCGCATAAACCTCGTTACTTAATGGGAGTTGGTTCACCAGATGCACTGATAGACGGAGCGATTCGGGGTATTGATATGTTTGACTGTGTACTACCAACCCGAATTGCACGTAACGGAACATGCATGACATCAAATGGACGATTAGTAGTAAGAAATGCAAAATATGCTCGAGATTTTAATCCGATAGATGAGAATTGTAGTTGTCACGTGTGCAAAAATTACTCAAGAGCATACATCAGGCATTTAATAAAATGTAATGAAACATTCGGGTTCAGACTTACGACTTATCATAACTTGCATTTTCTGTTAAAATTAATGGAGCAAGTCCGAACTGCTATAAAAGAAGATCGACTTGGTGATTTCAAAGAGTCATTCTTTGAACAATATGGATTAAACAAAGCTAATCCAAAGAACTTTTAG
- the queA gene encoding tRNA preQ1(34) S-adenosylmethionine ribosyltransferase-isomerase QueA, with amino-acid sequence MQIEDFDFHLPEELIAQTPLKDRTSSRLCVLDKQTSEITHRHFKDITTYLQAGDCLVLNDTKVLPARLYGVKSDTGAKIEVLLLHQQEEDTWEVLVKPAKKVKIGTEVVFGNGELKATCIDLKDHGGRIMTFSYTGIFYEILDQLGEMPLPPYIKEQLPEQDRYQTVYAKEKGSAAAPTAGLHFTDKLLADIEAMGVNIVFVTLHVGLGTFRPVSVDSIEDHDMHSEFYSMSEVAAEKLNEAKTTGRRIISVGTTSTRTLETVVRDHDKFVATSGWTDIFIYPPYEFRAIDGLITNFHLPKSTLIMMISALAGKEAILHAYNEAVKEKYRFFSFGDAMLIL; translated from the coding sequence ATGCAAATAGAAGATTTTGATTTTCATTTACCAGAAGAATTAATTGCACAAACACCGCTTAAAGATCGAACATCTTCACGCTTATGTGTTTTGGATAAACAAACTAGTGAAATCACTCACCGTCATTTCAAAGATATTACTACTTATCTACAAGCGGGTGATTGTTTGGTATTAAATGACACAAAGGTTCTGCCTGCAAGATTATATGGGGTAAAATCAGATACTGGTGCAAAAATAGAGGTTTTACTATTACATCAACAAGAAGAAGATACATGGGAAGTACTTGTTAAACCAGCTAAAAAAGTAAAAATTGGCACTGAAGTCGTATTTGGTAATGGGGAGTTAAAAGCGACTTGTATTGATCTTAAAGATCACGGCGGACGAATCATGACTTTTTCTTATACTGGTATTTTTTATGAAATCTTAGATCAATTAGGTGAGATGCCATTACCTCCATATATTAAAGAGCAATTACCTGAGCAAGATAGATACCAAACTGTCTATGCAAAAGAGAAAGGTTCTGCAGCTGCACCTACTGCCGGGTTACATTTTACAGATAAGTTGTTAGCAGATATCGAAGCGATGGGTGTCAATATTGTTTTTGTCACATTACATGTAGGGCTTGGTACATTTCGACCAGTTAGTGTCGATTCAATTGAAGATCACGATATGCACTCGGAGTTTTATTCCATGTCGGAAGTAGCAGCAGAAAAACTTAATGAAGCTAAAACAACAGGTCGGAGAATCATCTCTGTAGGAACCACATCTACTCGCACATTAGAAACGGTTGTTCGTGATCATGATAAGTTTGTTGCTACAAGTGGGTGGACAGATATTTTTATTTATCCCCCATATGAATTCCGTGCGATTGATGGTTTAATTACAAATTTCCATTTACCTAAATCAACATTAATTATGATGATAAGCGCATTAGCTGGTAAAGAAGCAATCCTTCATGCTTACAATGAAGCAGTGAAAGAAAAATATCGTTTCTTTAGTTTCGGTGACGCTATGTTAATCTTATAA
- a CDS encoding DUF2905 family protein, giving the protein MGKMFIIIGVVFIIIGILWTFIGRLPGDITINKGNFTLHFPIVTSIVISIILTLIMFVIGRFR; this is encoded by the coding sequence ATGGGTAAAATGTTTATTATCATTGGAGTTGTTTTTATCATAATTGGTATTCTGTGGACGTTTATTGGCAGATTACCCGGGGATATTACAATAAATAAAGGTAATTTTACATTACATTTTCCAATTGTAACTTCAATTGTTATTAGTATCATACTGACATTGATTATGTTCGTCATTGGAAGATTTCGTTAA
- the ruvB gene encoding Holliday junction branch migration DNA helicase RuvB: MDDRMIDGELQDQDVEIEFSLRPSTLAQYIGQDKVKENLTIFIQAAKMREEPLDHVLLYGPPGLGKTTLASIISHEMGVQFRSTSGPAIERAGDLAAILSSLEPGDVLFIDEVHRLPRSVEEVLYAAMEDFFIDIVIGSGPSARSVRIDLPPFTLVGATTRAGLLSAPLRDRFGVLSRLEYYEIKDLCNIVERTADIFNMPIASKAAIEVARRSRGTPRIANRLLKRVRDISQVKGEEEISLESTKEALNMLQVDDAGLDHVDHKLLLGIIEGFHGGPVGLDTIAATIGEESQTIEEVYEPFLLQLGFIQRTPRGRVITSKAYDHLGIKRTGED, encoded by the coding sequence ATGGATGATCGAATGATAGACGGAGAGCTTCAAGATCAAGATGTAGAGATAGAATTTAGTCTGCGTCCATCTACGCTTGCCCAATATATTGGGCAAGATAAAGTAAAAGAAAACCTAACTATCTTTATTCAAGCAGCTAAAATGCGTGAAGAACCGTTAGATCATGTGTTATTATATGGTCCTCCAGGGTTAGGGAAAACGACCCTAGCATCAATCATATCTCATGAGATGGGTGTTCAATTTCGTTCCACTTCAGGTCCTGCTATTGAAAGAGCAGGAGACTTAGCAGCAATATTGTCATCCCTTGAGCCGGGTGATGTTTTATTCATTGATGAAGTGCATCGACTCCCTAGATCGGTAGAAGAGGTACTCTATGCTGCTATGGAGGATTTCTTTATTGATATTGTTATTGGTTCTGGTCCAAGTGCGCGATCTGTAAGAATTGATTTGCCTCCTTTTACGTTAGTAGGAGCTACAACAAGAGCCGGTTTATTAAGTGCTCCTTTGCGCGATAGGTTTGGAGTACTCAGCCGTCTCGAGTATTATGAGATAAAAGATTTATGCAATATTGTAGAGCGTACTGCTGATATATTTAACATGCCAATCGCTTCAAAAGCAGCTATTGAAGTGGCAAGACGATCAAGGGGTACGCCGCGAATTGCCAATAGGCTCTTAAAACGTGTGAGAGACATTTCTCAAGTAAAAGGAGAAGAGGAAATAAGTCTGGAGTCAACAAAAGAAGCATTAAATATGCTTCAAGTAGACGATGCAGGATTAGATCATGTTGATCATAAACTACTCTTAGGAATTATTGAAGGGTTTCATGGAGGACCGGTAGGCTTAGACACAATTGCAGCTACTATCGGTGAGGAATCGCAAACGATTGAAGAAGTCTATGAGCCTTTCTTATTACAGCTTGGTTTTATCCAAAGGACACCCAGGGGAAGAGTCATTACGTCTAAGGCGTATGACCATTTAGGAATAAAAAGGACTGGTGAAGACTAA
- the ruvA gene encoding Holliday junction branch migration protein RuvA — translation MIAYVKGTLVSLGDESLIVDVGGIGYEIVCPNPFIFQDLLNQQIHIQTYHHIREDAQILFGFRNKDEKYLFTKLISVSGIGPKGALAILAGVDISGFISAVENEDDKFLTSFPGVGKKTARQIILDLKGKLASVFSVSDEQQKSRSINVNDNEVYSEAMEALKALGYTDKEVKQVLPHLKKENVELSTDEAIRKALALLAK, via the coding sequence ATGATTGCATATGTTAAAGGGACGTTGGTTTCCTTAGGGGATGAATCGCTCATTGTGGATGTAGGTGGAATTGGTTATGAAATAGTGTGCCCAAATCCTTTTATTTTTCAAGATTTACTCAATCAGCAAATACATATACAAACCTATCATCATATACGAGAGGATGCACAAATTTTATTTGGGTTTCGAAATAAGGATGAGAAATACTTATTTACAAAGCTAATATCTGTTTCAGGAATTGGTCCAAAAGGAGCTTTAGCCATTTTGGCAGGAGTGGATATCTCAGGATTTATTTCTGCAGTTGAGAATGAAGATGATAAGTTTTTAACTAGTTTTCCAGGTGTTGGTAAAAAGACAGCAAGACAAATAATCCTTGATTTAAAAGGAAAGTTAGCAAGCGTATTCTCCGTATCAGATGAACAGCAAAAGAGTAGAAGCATTAATGTTAATGATAATGAAGTGTACTCTGAAGCGATGGAAGCACTGAAAGCATTAGGATATACAGATAAAGAGGTTAAGCAAGTACTGCCTCATTTGAAAAAAGAAAATGTTGAGTTAAGTACAGATGAAGCTATTCGTAAAGCATTAGCATTATTAGCAAAATAG